The following proteins come from a genomic window of Brevibacillus antibioticus:
- a CDS encoding helix-turn-helix domain-containing protein, which translates to MRTSTRRKTNRSISPAVIVHTAQPIEQRPDPNQLIQQLAQQMAQALFQQQHVQPVQNRRNTLTVKEALEEVFENSISEYKLYAMLRAGEIPHVKIGAKYLLRRESLEAWMRQQEQGAGS; encoded by the coding sequence ATGCGTACTTCAACGCGCAGGAAAACAAATCGCTCTATTAGCCCAGCGGTGATTGTACATACAGCTCAGCCAATTGAACAGCGACCAGATCCAAACCAGCTCATTCAGCAGTTGGCCCAGCAGATGGCACAAGCATTATTCCAACAGCAGCATGTACAGCCTGTGCAAAATAGACGAAACACGCTCACGGTGAAAGAAGCCCTTGAGGAAGTCTTTGAAAACTCGATTTCAGAGTACAAGCTCTACGCAATGTTGAGGGCTGGGGAAATACCACATGTAAAGATTGGGGCCAAGTATCTGCTACGGCGAGAATCTTTGGAAGCGTGGATGAGGCAGCAGGAGCAGGGGGCTGGCTCATGA